In Arsenophonus sp. aPb, one DNA window encodes the following:
- a CDS encoding SCP2 sterol-binding domain-containing protein, with translation MKSDSTVPVLHATAASLLQHMLNKFFYQEVALKSARVRLVGKVLAINLKELSQPLILIFSEQRVDVVNQWPTAADCVIKTALVTLVQLKDKQQLSTLIKDGRIVIEGDMQIVQHWSALLDAAQWDPAHYLAPYVGDVVAEGMSRWVKKGLIGINKLLNQQKNHFKDVLVEEWRMSPNTLEVLSFADKVEKVAADIAKLEQRLAKLEEKYETGRN, from the coding sequence ATGAAAAGCGATTCAACAGTACCTGTATTACATGCCACAGCAGCTTCCCTTTTACAGCATATGTTGAATAAATTTTTCTATCAGGAAGTGGCATTGAAATCAGCTAGAGTAAGGTTAGTTGGCAAAGTGCTAGCGATTAATTTAAAAGAATTATCTCAACCATTAATACTTATCTTCTCCGAGCAAAGAGTTGATGTCGTAAATCAGTGGCCTACAGCGGCAGATTGTGTGATAAAAACTGCGTTAGTAACGCTAGTGCAGCTTAAAGATAAACAACAACTTTCAACGCTTATCAAAGATGGCAGGATTGTTATCGAAGGGGATATGCAAATTGTACAACATTGGTCGGCTTTACTTGATGCTGCACAATGGGATCCCGCTCATTATCTTGCTCCTTATGTCGGTGATGTCGTTGCCGAAGGGATGAGCCGCTGGGTTAAAAAAGGTTTAATTGGCATAAATAAGTTGTTAAATCAACAAAAAAATCATTTTAAAGATGTATTGGTGGAAGAATGGCGAATGTCTCCTAATACATTGGAAGTGCTAAGTTTTGCTGATAAGGTTGAGAAGGTGGCAGCGGATATTGCAAAACTGGAACAGCGTTTGGCTAAATTGGAGGAAAAATATGAGACCGGGAGAAATTAA
- a CDS encoding Na+/H+ antiporter yields MEIFFTILILILMVSVSGVITKVIPFRIPLPIMQIAIGALLAWPHFGLHVDFDPELFLVLLIPPLLFVDGWKTPTREFFQNGREIFILVLGLVIVTVVGIGYVIYWLLPSIPLIAAFALAAVLSPTDAVALSSIVGRGRIPKRMMSVLEGEALMNDASGLVALKFAVAIAMGTMIFTVSGVTLEFFKVAVGGLLIGIAVTWIYSKSLRIMSRWSGDDPATQMILMLLLPFAAYLIAEHIGFSGILSAVASGMTISKAGVIRNAPLAMRLRSDNVWSMLEFVFNGLVFIMLGLQLPGIWETSVIQAELDPSVETWMLFVAVFIIYTALLLLRFSWLWLMKRFSRLLLKKRPLQFASYTYRELWLASFAGVRGAITLAGVLSIPLFLTDGTPFPARYQLVFIAAGVIMLSIFIGVLALPLLLHNFKVGDKLADINEMRMAKAAMAEVAIVSLNKMEERLSADAQEALDPEVISEVASRVTGYLRRRTAGQDEMEHNLLIEDLERRFRLTALRAERAELYHLRATKEISNETMRTLLLDLDLMEALLIDKEH; encoded by the coding sequence ATGGAAATATTTTTTACCATCCTCATTTTGATTTTGATGGTTTCAGTGTCAGGCGTCATTACAAAAGTTATTCCGTTTCGTATACCGCTGCCGATTATGCAAATTGCGATAGGAGCATTGTTAGCATGGCCGCATTTTGGTTTGCATGTTGATTTTGATCCAGAGCTTTTTCTCGTTCTATTGATCCCGCCGTTATTATTTGTTGATGGTTGGAAAACCCCAACGCGTGAATTTTTTCAAAATGGACGTGAAATTTTTATCTTGGTGTTAGGCTTAGTTATAGTAACAGTAGTTGGAATAGGTTATGTGATCTATTGGCTGTTACCGAGCATCCCGCTTATTGCGGCTTTTGCTTTGGCAGCCGTTCTTTCGCCAACTGATGCAGTCGCACTCTCTTCGATTGTTGGTAGAGGTCGAATACCGAAGCGAATGATGAGTGTGTTAGAGGGGGAAGCACTAATGAATGATGCTTCCGGCTTGGTGGCACTAAAATTTGCTGTCGCCATTGCGATGGGAACCATGATCTTTACTGTGTCTGGTGTCACCCTTGAATTTTTTAAAGTAGCTGTGGGCGGTTTGTTGATCGGTATTGCAGTGACTTGGATTTATAGTAAATCACTACGCATTATGAGTCGATGGAGTGGTGATGATCCGGCAACTCAGATGATCTTAATGTTACTATTACCTTTTGCCGCATATCTTATCGCTGAGCATATTGGTTTTTCCGGTATTTTATCAGCCGTAGCTTCGGGTATGACAATCAGTAAAGCCGGTGTTATTCGTAATGCACCACTAGCGATGCGGTTAAGATCGGATAATGTCTGGTCGATGCTGGAATTTGTTTTTAATGGCTTAGTTTTTATCATGCTTGGCTTACAGTTACCAGGTATATGGGAAACCTCTGTTATTCAAGCCGAACTTGATCCCAGTGTTGAAACTTGGATGTTATTTGTCGCCGTTTTCATTATTTATACTGCTTTATTATTGTTAAGGTTTAGTTGGTTATGGTTGATGAAGCGTTTCAGTCGGCTGCTATTAAAAAAACGGCCGTTACAATTTGCTTCTTATACCTATCGTGAATTGTGGTTAGCTTCATTTGCTGGAGTACGTGGTGCGATCACCTTGGCAGGTGTTCTTTCCATACCGTTATTTCTTACCGATGGTACCCCTTTTCCAGCTCGTTATCAGTTAGTTTTTATTGCCGCAGGGGTGATCATGCTATCGATTTTTATTGGCGTGCTTGCTCTGCCGCTTTTACTGCATAATTTTAAAGTGGGTGACAAACTGGCAGATATTAATGAGATGCGGATGGCAAAAGCGGCGATGGCAGAAGTGGCTATTGTGAGCTTAAATAAAATGGAAGAGCGCCTTTCGGCCGATGCTCAAGAAGCGCTAGATCCTGAAGTTATTAGTGAAGTTGCTTCTCGCGTTACTGGCTATCTACGCCGTAGAACCGCGGGACAGGATGAGATGGAACATAATTTACTAATAGAAGATTTAGAGCGTCGTTTTCGTTTAACGGCATTACGCGCCGAGCGGGCAGAGTTATATCACTTACGTGCAACGAAAGAGATCAGCAATGAAACCATGCGAACGCTATTATTAGATCTTGATTTGATGGAAGCTTTATTGATTGATAAAGAACATTAA
- a CDS encoding DedA family protein yields the protein MTLSEIINVITEFARNHRILAIFIVFILAFGESLAFISLLLPATVILLGLGALIGDNGLAFLPIWLAAASGAFLGDWLSYWFGFHYKNSVSHMWPISRRPQVLDRGHRFFDRWGVWSVFLGRFLGPLRAVIPLVAGICAMPKHYFQLANLLSAMIWAFAILTPGAFGLSWLAQWMG from the coding sequence TTGACATTGTCTGAAATTATTAATGTTATTACCGAATTTGCTCGCAACCATCGAATATTAGCTATCTTTATTGTTTTTATATTAGCTTTTGGCGAATCGTTAGCCTTTATTTCCTTATTATTACCTGCCACAGTAATTTTGCTTGGTTTAGGCGCATTAATTGGTGATAATGGGCTCGCTTTTTTACCTATATGGTTAGCTGCCGCTAGTGGTGCTTTTTTGGGTGATTGGTTGTCTTATTGGTTTGGTTTTCATTATAAGAACAGTGTAAGCCATATGTGGCCAATTTCTCGTCGTCCTCAAGTGCTTGATCGGGGTCATCGTTTTTTTGACCGTTGGGGAGTATGGAGTGTTTTTCTTGGCCGTTTTTTGGGCCCCTTAAGGGCGGTTATCCCCTTAGTAGCAGGTATTTGTGCAATGCCTAAACATTATTTTCAGCTGGCTAATTTACTTTCTGCCATGATCTGGGCATTTGCTATTTTAACGCCAGGGGCATTTGGTTTATCTTGGCTTGCTCAGTGGATGGGGTAA
- the ubiE gene encoding bifunctional demethylmenaquinone methyltransferase/2-methoxy-6-polyprenyl-1,4-benzoquinol methylase UbiE: MVDPIKETTDFGFRKVAKDEKANLVAAVFHSVAAKYDLMNDLMSLGIHRIWKRFTIEASGARRGQYILDLAGGTGDLTAKFAKIVGEKGEVVLADINDSMLKMGREKLRDRGIVGNVNYVQANAEELPFPDNYFDCISISFGLRNVTDKDKALKSMFRVLKPGGRLLVLEFSKPILPLLTKAYDAYSFHILPRVGQMIVNDADSYRYLAESIRMHPDQDTLKTMMELVGFEQVSYTNMTGGIVALHRGFKF; the protein is encoded by the coding sequence ATGGTAGATCCAATTAAAGAAACCACTGATTTTGGCTTTCGTAAAGTAGCCAAGGATGAAAAAGCGAATTTGGTTGCTGCTGTTTTTCATTCGGTGGCCGCGAAATATGATCTTATGAACGATCTTATGTCATTAGGGATCCACCGAATCTGGAAACGTTTTACAATAGAAGCCAGTGGCGCGCGCCGTGGGCAATATATTTTAGATCTGGCGGGTGGCACTGGCGACTTGACAGCTAAATTTGCCAAAATAGTTGGCGAAAAAGGTGAGGTTGTTCTGGCTGATATCAATGATTCTATGCTGAAAATGGGGCGCGAAAAGCTCCGCGATCGGGGGATTGTTGGTAATGTTAATTATGTCCAGGCTAATGCTGAAGAGTTACCTTTTCCTGATAACTACTTCGATTGTATAAGTATTTCTTTTGGTCTGCGCAATGTTACTGATAAAGATAAAGCACTAAAATCAATGTTTAGGGTATTAAAACCCGGTGGTCGTTTATTAGTATTAGAGTTTTCAAAACCCATTTTACCCTTATTAACTAAAGCTTATGATGCCTACTCTTTTCATATTTTGCCGCGCGTTGGTCAAATGATAGTCAATGATGCCGATAGCTATCGTTATCTTGCTGAATCTATTCGTATGCATCCTGATCAGGACACGTTAAAAACAATGATGGAGTTAGTTGGTTTTGAACAAGTTTCCTATACCAATATGACTGGTGGAATTGTTGCCCTACATAGAGGGTTCAAATTTTAA
- a CDS encoding carboxylate/amino acid/amine transporter: MGLLVITTLLWAASFSLIGEYIAGQVDSWFAVLIRVALAAVVFLPFLRWRGLSLKIILLYMLVGAFQLGIMYLFVFQAYNYLTVVEFLLFTVLTPLYITLFYDLLERQHLRWGYLFSAILAVIGAAIIRYDHLSGSFWLGLLYVQLANISFAIGQVGYKRMMEIYPIPQRQAFSWFYIGACTVALLGWMIFGDVSKLPITKIQWGVLIWLGVGASGIGYFMWNYGATQVDAGTLAIMNNMLVPAGLLVNFVVWQQHPDWLSFILGSSLLLLSLWVHRHWLNRSTLRKVD, encoded by the coding sequence ATGGGATTGCTAGTTATTACGACGCTGCTATGGGCAGCGTCTTTTAGTTTAATCGGTGAATATATAGCCGGCCAGGTTGATAGTTGGTTTGCCGTTTTAATTCGTGTTGCGCTAGCGGCGGTCGTTTTTTTACCTTTTCTACGCTGGCGTGGGTTGTCGTTGAAAATTATTTTACTTTATATGCTAGTGGGTGCTTTTCAGTTAGGCATTATGTATCTATTTGTTTTTCAAGCATATAACTATCTTACTGTAGTCGAATTTTTACTCTTTACCGTGTTAACGCCGCTTTATATAACGTTATTTTATGATCTATTGGAAAGGCAGCATCTACGCTGGGGATATTTGTTTAGTGCAATATTGGCGGTGATTGGTGCTGCTATCATTCGCTATGATCATTTGAGTGGATCTTTTTGGCTAGGTTTACTTTATGTCCAGTTGGCGAATATTTCCTTTGCTATTGGCCAAGTTGGTTACAAAAGAATGATGGAGATTTATCCAATCCCACAGCGGCAAGCCTTTTCATGGTTCTATATCGGCGCCTGTACGGTGGCATTACTCGGTTGGATGATATTTGGTGATGTGAGTAAATTACCCATTACAAAAATACAGTGGGGAGTTTTAATTTGGTTGGGAGTGGGCGCTTCCGGTATTGGCTATTTTATGTGGAATTATGGCGCGACACAGGTTGATGCTGGCACGTTGGCCATTATGAATAATATGTTGGTGCCAGCTGGATTATTGGTCAATTTTGTTGTTTGGCAGCAGCATCCCGATTGGCTTAGCTTTATTTTAGGTAGCAGTTTACTATTGTTATCACTTTGGGTGCATCGACATTGGCTCAATCGATCGACTTTGCGCAAGGTAGATTGA
- a CDS encoding NCS2 family permease gives MSVRQTPSNCKLNYFFKIQQRGSTIRREIIAGLTTFLAMVYSVIVVPGMLGQAGFPPTAIFIATCLVAGFGSLLMGLWANLPMAIGCAISLTAFTAFSLVLSQQVSIPVALGAVFLMGCLFTFISITGVRSFILRSMPKGIAQGTGIGIGLFLLLIAANGIGLVVKNEQAGLPVALGQFTSFPVIMSLIGLAVIFGLEKRKTPGGVLIVIIAISIIGLIFDPQVKYQGLFKLPTLGEDGLSLLFSMDIVGALQPVVLPSLFALVMTAIFDATGTIRAVAGQANLLDKNGQIIDGGKALTADSVSSIFAGIIGASPAAVYIESAAGTAAGGKTGLTAVVVGLLFLLILFLSPLSYLVPSYATAPALMYVGLLMLSNVAQLDFNDFIDAIAGLLCAVFIVLTCNIVTGIMIGFAGLVIGRVCAGEWRKLNIGTVLIAIILVAFYISGLAI, from the coding sequence ATGTCTGTTAGGCAAACTCCTTCGAATTGCAAACTAAATTATTTTTTTAAAATACAGCAACGAGGCTCGACAATTCGTCGCGAGATTATTGCAGGGCTGACCACATTTTTAGCCATGGTCTACTCTGTTATTGTCGTACCAGGTATGCTAGGTCAAGCTGGTTTTCCACCCACGGCAATTTTTATTGCTACCTGCCTGGTAGCAGGATTTGGCTCATTATTAATGGGCTTATGGGCTAATTTACCGATGGCCATCGGTTGTGCTATTTCATTAACCGCATTTACCGCATTTAGCCTGGTTCTTAGTCAGCAAGTAAGCATTCCTGTTGCTTTAGGTGCCGTTTTTTTGATGGGATGTTTATTTACTTTTATTTCCATTACAGGTGTTCGTAGCTTTATTCTACGCAGTATGCCGAAGGGAATTGCTCAAGGTACAGGAATTGGTATCGGGCTGTTTTTGCTATTGATAGCCGCTAATGGTATTGGTTTGGTGGTAAAAAATGAGCAGGCTGGTTTGCCGGTTGCGCTTGGGCAATTTACTTCTTTTCCTGTCATCATGTCGCTGATTGGCTTGGCCGTCATCTTTGGTTTGGAAAAAAGAAAAACGCCGGGTGGGGTATTAATCGTGATCATTGCGATTTCTATTATTGGCTTAATTTTTGATCCGCAAGTGAAATACCAAGGTTTGTTTAAATTGCCAACCTTGGGTGAAGACGGTTTATCGTTATTGTTTAGTATGGATATTGTTGGTGCGTTACAACCAGTTGTTTTACCTAGTTTATTTGCACTAGTTATGACAGCTATTTTTGATGCTACAGGGACGATCCGTGCTGTAGCGGGTCAAGCTAATCTGTTGGACAAAAATGGTCAAATTATTGATGGTGGTAAGGCGTTAACCGCCGATTCAGTTAGTAGTATTTTTGCTGGTATCATTGGTGCTTCACCGGCGGCAGTTTACATTGAATCGGCAGCCGGTACCGCTGCGGGTGGTAAAACCGGATTAACGGCGGTAGTGGTTGGCTTGCTGTTTTTGTTAATTTTATTTTTATCCCCCTTATCTTATTTAGTGCCGTCTTATGCGACAGCCCCAGCATTGATGTATGTTGGTTTATTAATGCTGAGTAATGTTGCCCAACTGGATTTTAATGACTTTATTGATGCCATCGCCGGTTTACTTTGTGCAGTATTCATTGTCTTAACCTGTAATATTGTCACTGGCATCATGATTGGCTTTGCTGGCTTAGTGATTGGCCGTGTTTGTGCCGGAGAGTGGCGTAAATTAAATATTGGTACCGTTCTGATCGCAATAATCTTAGTCGCTTTTTACATTAGTGGTTTAGCTATTTAA
- the udp gene encoding uridine phosphorylase, giving the protein MSDVFHLGLTKNDLQGATIAIVPGDPNRVEKIAKLMDNPVYLASLREFTSWRAELNGKPIIICSTGIGGPSTSIAVEELAQLGIRTFLRIGTTGAIQKNINVGDVLITTGAVRLDGASLHFAPLEYPAIADFSCTNALYEAAKAAGITTHVGITASSDTFYPGQERYDTYSGRVVRRFRGSMEEWQKMGVINYEMESATLLTMCSSQGLSAGMIAGVIVNRTQQETPDETLLRQTEGNVLGIVVDAARRLLN; this is encoded by the coding sequence ATGTCTGATGTTTTTCATTTGGGACTAACTAAAAATGATTTACAAGGTGCAACAATTGCGATTGTGCCTGGCGATCCAAATCGGGTAGAAAAAATTGCCAAATTAATGGATAACCCGGTATATCTGGCTTCGTTACGTGAATTTACTTCCTGGCGTGCTGAACTTAATGGTAAACCAATTATTATTTGTTCCACCGGCATTGGCGGCCCTTCGACTTCTATTGCTGTTGAAGAATTGGCACAATTAGGAATACGTACTTTTCTTCGTATCGGTACTACCGGCGCCATACAAAAAAATATCAATGTCGGTGATGTACTCATTACAACTGGCGCGGTACGTCTAGATGGTGCCAGCTTACATTTTGCGCCTTTAGAATATCCTGCAATAGCTGATTTTAGTTGTACCAATGCGCTATATGAAGCTGCTAAAGCAGCGGGGATCACAACCCATGTTGGTATTACCGCTTCTTCGGATACCTTTTATCCTGGTCAGGAGCGTTACGATACTTATAGTGGCCGGGTTGTTCGTCGTTTTCGTGGATCGATGGAAGAATGGCAAAAGATGGGAGTGATTAATTATGAAATGGAATCAGCCACCTTACTGACTATGTGTTCTAGCCAGGGATTATCAGCAGGTATGATAGCCGGTGTGATTGTTAACCGTACCCAACAAGAAACGCCAGATGAAACATTATTACGCCAAACTGAAGGGAATGTTTTAGGGATTGTTGTTGATGCAGCTCGCCGGTTATTAAATTAA
- a CDS encoding YidB family protein — MGFLDQLTSMVGGEKFNQYKNILSWIETQGGIRGLIDKFEQQGFGGIIQSWIGSGENLPVSMEQISSIFGASNISGLASKVGLNSEQTSALIAEYLPKLVNTATPDGKIPEKLDLTSIGMKLLKDKFFGG, encoded by the coding sequence ATGGGTTTTTTAGATCAACTTACCAGTATGGTTGGTGGTGAAAAATTTAATCAATATAAAAATATTTTAAGCTGGATTGAAACACAAGGTGGCATACGTGGCTTAATTGATAAATTTGAACAACAAGGATTTGGTGGAATTATTCAATCCTGGATAGGCTCAGGTGAAAATTTACCCGTAAGTATGGAGCAAATTAGCTCAATATTTGGCGCAAGTAATATTTCTGGTCTAGCGAGTAAAGTCGGTTTAAATTCAGAACAAACTTCTGCCTTAATTGCAGAGTACTTGCCTAAATTAGTTAATACTGCAACCCCAGATGGCAAAATACCAGAAAAATTAGATTTAACGTCAATTGGTATGAAATTACTAAAAGATAAATTTTTTGGTGGTTAA
- the rmuC gene encoding DNA recombination protein RmuC encodes MDIQLLYAIIGFLTGTLFGGSLIWLLIAQKMNKKESELRDFYSIQASYEEKIAHLEYWKIECQHRDQELRSQREINRNQEVELREVMTRLEETRLAFEEKQRLLLNSEQRLNVQFENLANRIFEQNERRASEQNRQSLIALLTPFREQLDGFRRQVHESFSQEARERHTLAHEIRQLQQLNAEMAKETINLTKALKGDNKIQGNWGETILSRILEASGLRQGHEFETQVSINTSNSRYQPDVIIRLPQGKDVVIDAKMSLTAYEHYFNSEDEQQRATALRGHVNSVRNHIKELGRKDYHQLNGLRSLDYVLMFIPLEPAYLIALREAPELIDEGLRNNILLVCPSTLLVAVRTINNLWRYERQSQNAQVIAERAARMYDKMRLFVDDIQVLGQSLSKAQLNYQSAIKKLAEGKGNLISQAESLKELGIEVKRPIDTEFSKQTAKS; translated from the coding sequence GTGGATATTCAGTTATTATATGCAATTATTGGATTTCTTACCGGAACACTCTTTGGTGGTAGTTTAATCTGGCTACTTATTGCGCAAAAGATGAATAAAAAAGAGTCGGAATTGCGTGACTTTTATAGTATTCAGGCTAGCTATGAAGAAAAAATTGCCCACCTCGAATATTGGAAAATTGAGTGTCAGCACCGTGACCAAGAATTAAGGTCACAAAGGGAAATTAATCGTAATCAAGAAGTTGAACTACGTGAAGTGATGACACGGCTTGAAGAAACACGACTGGCTTTTGAAGAGAAGCAGCGGCTATTACTAAATAGTGAGCAACGGTTAAATGTTCAATTTGAGAATTTAGCCAATCGTATTTTTGAACAAAATGAGCGTCGCGCTTCTGAGCAGAACCGTCAGAGTTTAATTGCATTATTAACACCTTTCCGTGAACAATTGGATGGTTTTCGCCGTCAGGTACATGAGAGTTTTAGTCAGGAAGCGCGTGAGCGTCATACCTTAGCTCATGAAATTCGTCAGCTTCAGCAGTTAAATGCAGAGATGGCAAAAGAAACGATTAATTTGACTAAAGCGTTAAAAGGGGATAATAAAATTCAGGGAAATTGGGGTGAGACAATTCTTTCTCGCATATTGGAGGCTTCTGGGCTAAGGCAGGGGCATGAGTTTGAAACTCAAGTCAGTATCAATACCTCCAATAGTCGTTATCAGCCGGATGTGATTATTCGTCTACCACAAGGTAAAGATGTTGTAATCGACGCTAAAATGTCACTGACAGCTTATGAGCACTATTTTAATAGTGAAGATGAGCAGCAAAGAGCTACGGCATTGCGGGGGCATGTTAATTCTGTACGTAACCATATAAAAGAGCTTGGACGAAAAGATTATCATCAATTAAATGGATTAAGATCGCTAGATTATGTACTAATGTTTATTCCACTTGAACCCGCTTATTTGATTGCTTTACGTGAAGCGCCTGAACTTATTGACGAAGGGTTGCGAAATAACATTTTACTCGTTTGCCCTTCAACCTTATTGGTGGCAGTACGCACTATTAATAATTTGTGGCGCTATGAACGCCAGAGTCAAAATGCACAAGTTATTGCCGAGCGTGCCGCTAGAATGTATGACAAAATGCGGTTATTTGTTGATGATATACAGGTTTTAGGTCAGAGTTTGAGCAAAGCACAGCTGAATTATCAATCGGCAATCAAAAAATTAGCGGAAGGAAAAGGTAATTTGATTAGTCAGGCGGAAAGTTTAAAAGAATTGGGAATAGAAGTGAAACGTCCGATTGATACTGAATTTAGCAAACAGACCGCTAAATCATAA